TGCTTGAGTCAGGCAAGAGGCGGCGGGGCCGCGGAAGGGACGAACACGATGTATACATGCGCTATCTGTCGCTTCGCCACGGAGCTGGATGACGTGGTCGCCCTCACCACTCCGGGGCACTGCATCTGCCTGCGCTGCTACCATCGCGAGACCGAGAGCACGTTGCCGATGCCCAAGGAGCTGCGACGGCAGGTGATCGCCGCGCTCGCCACGCTCGAGACCGCCGGCGAACCGAACAACTGGTAGACCGGCGCCGCAACCGCTGCGCCTCGCCGCCCACTCTCATTTCCGCCGCCCCAGCGGCCGCCCGGTTCCCCACCGGCGCGGCCGCGGGCGGCTTTTCGTTGCGCCCGGATTGGCCCGAGCCAGCCACGGCGGAAGAAAGCCCGCGAGACTCGGCCTGGCGCCAGGCGGTGCAGCGCCGGCATCCGCTTCGTGCGCGAAACCGACCGCTCCGCCGACGCCGGCGCCGCTGAACGACCGCAATCGACGCGACGGCGGTACACTGTCGCGGTCGGCAGGTTGCAGCGCGCCTGCCTTTCCGGGAGGACGGCGTGTGCAACACTCAACTCGCCCGCGCGGCGGCGGCCTGGCAGACGGTCGCACGGCGTACCGCGGACGCGGCGATGGAACGGGACTGGCCCTGGCGCGGTCTGACCGCCGACGTGCGCTGGGCCTTCTACCGGACGTACGAGGACTTACTCGCCCTGTCCGACGCCATCGTGTCGACCCGCCACGCCGCCCGCCGGCCGGCGAGCGAGGCGCAGCGCGATCTTGCCCGTTACCAGGTCGCCTATCGGGAACTGGAGTCGCTGCTGTTGCGCGCCGAACCGGCAGACTTCGACCGCGCGCCGGCGCCCGGCGACTGGCCGCTCCGCGATCTGCTTGGACACGTCATGAAGGCCGAGGTGGGCTTTCTCACCGTCACCGCATGGGCGCTCGACCGCCATCGCCTGAAGGATGATGCGCCGCTGAAGGCGCCCGCGGAAGCGTTCTCGGGTAGCCCCGAGGCGGATGCGAGCGGCA
The sequence above is drawn from the Dehalococcoidia bacterium genome and encodes:
- a CDS encoding DinB family protein, which gives rise to MERDWPWRGLTADVRWAFYRTYEDLLALSDAIVSTRHAARRPASEAQRDLARYQVAYRELESLLLRAEPADFDRAPAPGDWPLRDLLGHVMKAEVGFLTVTAWALDRHRLKDDAPLKAPAEAFSGSPEADASGTVAEVLARFAALHERILHTLSGAADAELNAPVSFWYEADVRFQLHRFDAHLREHTIQAEKVLEAVLPPPKDGWRTLRLLYRALGEVEGSALGAEDLADPLIAPVADAAHQRARELLALADGSG